A part of Rhinolophus ferrumequinum isolate MPI-CBG mRhiFer1 chromosome 11, mRhiFer1_v1.p, whole genome shotgun sequence genomic DNA contains:
- the THY1 gene encoding thy-1 membrane glycoprotein produces MNPAIGITLLLTVLQVASGQKVISLTACLVDQSLRLDCRHENTTASLSTQYEFSLTRDSKKHVLISTVGVPEHTYRSRTNFTNKYNMKVLYLSGFTTKDEGLYTCELRPSSQQPSFSKNVTVLRDKLVKCGGISLLAQNTSWLLLPLLSLPLLQGMDFISL; encoded by the exons ATGAACCCCGCCATCGGCATCACTCTCCTGCTAACAG TCTTGCAGGTGGCCAGTGGGCAGAAGGTGATCAGCCTGACAGCCTGCCTGGTGGACCAGAGTCTTCGTCTGGACTGCCGCCATGAGAATACCACCGCCAGCTTGTCTACCCAATACGAGTTCAGCCTGACCCGTGATTCAAAAAAGCACGTGCTCATTAGCACCGTGGGGGTGCCTGAGCACACATACCGCTCGCGAACCAACTTCACCAACAAATACAACATGAAGGTCCTCTACTTATCTGGCTTCACCACCAAGGACGAGGGGCTGTACACATGCGAACTCCGCCCCTCTAGCCAGCAACCCAGCTTCAGCAAGAATGTCACTGTGCTCAGAG ACAAGCTGGTCAAGTGTGGGGGCATAAGCCTGCTGGCCCAGAACACCTCGTGGCTGCTGCTGCCCCTGCTCTCCCTGCCCCTTCTGCAGGGCATGGATTTCATCTCCCTGTAA